In the genome of Chelmon rostratus isolate fCheRos1 chromosome 12, fCheRos1.pri, whole genome shotgun sequence, the window aaatgaacaatgtttgcattttcatagattctgtatttttcacattttttgtgcaaaaaataTATCAGACACAAATTACTATTaaaagcagagtatttttatgtCTTAAACATGCAATGTATCAAATATTCTCAGAAGAAATGTACTTTATGTATCAAAAGTAATTATGCAGCAGATACACTGTATATTAACAATATACCATGTATGTCTTTATTGGAGGTTTCTACCAATgcaaaagtgcaatatttccctctaaCATAGGTGAAGTAgaggtataaagtagcataCAATTGAAGCACAGATACCTCATACTTGTATATAACTACCAGAATAAGTGTAGCCTATTTCCTTTATATACACAAGCAGCGTTTAATCAATCATCCCATTAAAAACTGGTTCCATCTCTGTCCTTCACACCCCTTAGCTCAGTGAGCTCTTATTTTCAAAGCGACTACACACAGTTTCCGGTTTTGATGCCGCTGCCGCTGTCTGACTTGCCGCAGCTGTGGAACggttcagctcctccagctcctgtgcTGCGGTCCAGCCGCCGCAGCAGCGGCAGTGGCAGCAGGGACATTTTGGCTCAAACGGGGCTGGAGGTGGTGTGGTTGAGCCCCGGGGCGGGTCCGTAGCTCCGTCCCGCTTACGGGCAGGACACGCATGAGCCAAAATGGCACATTCATCCCGGGTAACCTTGTCAGACCTCCGCCGCTTCAGAGAGGATGACAGCTGCGGCCCATTGATCGGCACGATGCAGCAGAGGAGCGTCAGAGGTGATCGATGAAACGGGATGTGACAGTGTTGGCGGGGCTGTAGTGATGTGTACAACCCACCCAAACTCCGTTAACCCCTCCTCATTTACAGACCTAATCAGAGTTTAACAACAAATTATCTGAGTGAATCAATAATGAACCAACTGCTGTCAGTTTAGATTGATAAATACTTtagaaaattgcaaaaaataaTGCGCAAAGACTCCTGACCCCAGCTGAGCCCAATGTGATGTAGTAAAATAACTTATATACTgtaacagacaaaaaataatcattaaagcACATACAAAATACATTAGAAAGTAATCTACAAAAGAGTCTGTTTTTACGTGAAAAATGACAATTGCAGTGTAATGCAGTTAAAAGCAATGTTCctaatatttccatttatttcgGCTACTTCACacttgtactccactacatgtcagAGAGAAATCTTGAttcatttccatcacatttatttgacagctgtaattaAGAGTTATTAAATAAAATTGTGATACTCCAAGTACATCATACACAAAATATTCTACTTCTGTGTCAAATTTTGAGAGCAGGActtaatatttaaatgtatatgtTCTGTTGCTACTTTTAAGAATatgagtacttcttccaccactgttgatGCTCTTTCATTTGAATTCGTCCAGCACTGCTGCAAATCCTCATAGCAAATTTATCCAACAGATGCAAAATAGAATTAGTTGTGCAGTTTTAACTGAATAAAGTTTAGTTTTAAAAtataattgtttttgtttgcagtgaaacTTTTCATTTACCCCCCACACTGTTATGGCACAACACATCATATATCAATGAATTAGAGGAAGTGTACAGGAAGAGGCCCACTGTGGGGCTTTTAATAAGCTTTTTGTTCTATTTATAAAATGAGCATCTGTTACAAATACTTTACATATAAAGGCCTTAACCAGCACTTCACTTTTTGTTTCCCATTAGCCGCCATTGAGGTGTCAAGTATTCTTCTAGTGGTCAAAACAAGCCTGAAGTCaagaaatacagagaaacagTAGcccaaaaatgttttattaaattcaTAAATCACCATGATGTAAAGTGAATTCGTCACTCACTTTAATATACAATCTCTTAAATACTAGTCATGTTTAATCATGTAGAAAGCTTATTTCTAAAGCAGTTGGAGTCCTCGTTTCTCGGTGTGTCCACAGCCTACTGAAATCAAAACCTACTGTATCTGCATGTCGCTGTTGTGTCGTTGTGGCAGGCTAACCCGACGCGGTTCACGTCTCCAGAGATGATGCATTGCACCTTTAACAACCGTTTCCCCACAAGAGGAAATGCCCTTTGTGAGTCCGTgagcaggtttaaaaaaaaaaaaaaaacggttgATGGAGGAAAAAGCATTCATCAGTTTGCTTCATTCTTTGAGGCTTCATCAAAGTTCTCCACAAGAtctgtgagagagaaaacaacaaagcatcAAGATCCTGTTCTGGGGAGCAGACGCGCAGTATTTGATGAAAGTGACACGAACATTAGTGAGTTTCATCCTTTATtgtcaaaaaacattttctaacgTCCTACAACTGAAAAGTTGATATAAAGCACTTGAAAAGCAGGATGCAGATAAGATGATCTAAAGCTGAACACGACCAGAGATTTTCTTCGTTGGCAAAATAGTTAAACCTCCCTGAACAGGTGTAGTTTTAGATACAAACGCTAAGAAGTATCTACAAAAGTGACATTGAACAGAAGGAGAAGTTTCATCATGAGCCCCGGAGAGCATGATGATCTCTCaataaatgaaagcagtaaGTATCTACCTGGTACATCGtcgtcctcttcttctgcaatttCCTCCTTGACTGCTTTCATGTCCATCGCTGCAAAatgcataaagaaaaaaacaaattaatcaaaagaaaattcTGCAGACTTATGTAAATAAACGTCCCAGAATCTTTGTAAAACTCCACAAAGTTTGCATTTCTTTATCTTTCCTTAATGTGGCTGCATTGTCCTCACAAAAATGTCCTTTTCTGTCCCACACTGTCTCAACAtgtctctctcttgttttgCTAACCttctgcaaaaatgaaaaaggtaaAGCTCAGCATGGAAAAAATAAGAATGTCTCTGTGACGACTGGACAAACTGGTGCTGTGATCAAAAGCTCAAAGACAGCGACTAAAGGGACCTTTCGGTGAGACTGTCAGGTGCCACTCTGGATTTGGACTCTGGATTTGGACTCTGGATTTGGACTCTGGATTTGGACTCTGCTGTGTTGCAAGAGTTTACTAGCAGACCTTTCCTCACCATCCTTCACTGTGGGACTGTCTGCAATATCACATGATTAGTTCTGTTGCCAGGTGAAAGAGCCGCTCCTGTTTCCCGCTTCACTGAGTTTATTTCCATCTACGTGCACACGCAAAGGTCAACAGCTTCAAACTCGATCATCTAGAGGCTCAAACAGTGTGCTGGGCGTCTGCACCTTCATTAAAAATCAGTCtctaaatcaggcatgtcaaactcattcgataaagggccgtgtggctgcaggtttttgttccaaccaaggaggagcacactaggccaaccaatcaacatcaagggatcacttcACTTATCatctgaagactgagatcagctgattaattgattccagcctggtgtgctcctccttggttggaacgaaaacctgcagccacacggccctttatggaatgagtttgacatgcctgctgaGATTTTTTCCTGTTGTAGTTTTTGCTCTTTCCTTGCAGCCCTCTTCAGTTTTTGTAGCCAGAATAACCAGTTTCACAATTACAGATTGAAGCCTCTGGATCTCATGTGAGTCTaaacaaacgaacaaacaaacaaaccacagctgcacAAAGCTGTCAAACAAGTACGCTGATATGTGAAAGGAAGCATGTGCAGCAACCACGACAAGCTGCCTTTAACGTCTCGGCCACTTCTAAGTTAGCAAGATGTACTGTTTGCCAACATGGAGGCCCAAACTCTGGCCCTGTGGTTGAAAGGCGGTGGCTTCTCTCCCTACAGCATCCTTCCCTCTCACCCAAGCATTCATAAAATCAGATGACTTGGCTGACGCCTCTCAAACTAAGACGACCCCTGATACTACACGACCAGAGAACCCCGACATTGTGACGGCGAGCGTTTAAGCGCGCACGCGTCTTCGTGTGTGTGCTCACACTGCCGTGGGAACTGCTCGGCCAGCTTCCGCAGGCTGCTGAGGCTGTCGGCTCCCAGCTGGCTCAGGATGCCCGGGAGCATCTCCGTCAGCTGCTTGGTCTCAGCGTGGCCCGTGATGGCGAAGGTGTTGGCAGACAGAGACGCCTGCACTTTGGGGTTGTTGAAGTGGATCACTGTCCCATCATCTTTTATCATATTCACCTGCGAAAAAAgaaccaaaaacacacagtcgCATTAAGAGCTAATTAAAGCTGACACGATTTTGCACCGTAAAGACATGTTATGTTGTAATAAATTATCTCATGTGCCCGTCGTAGACATGAAGGTGATGCACTGAGCGACACTTAAATTACAACTAGTAAACTAAAAAGGGGTAAACTGACatggaaaacacagctgtgcatCAATTGTAACATCCCAAACGTCAACAGCTTATTGAACATGCAACATTCTTTATTTACACTGCCAAAAATTACAACTTTTTCTCGAAAGGGCTTTACAGCACCCTCTATCACAGCCTACTCCTCGACACTTGAAATAAAACTTTCACAAAAACTGTCGTAAACTAGATCTTAGGGGCCTTTCACAGCTAACTCTTTTGGCCCAGacttttgtactttttagtTTGATCTGAACCAAAATTACAGGTGTGAAACTTCCCCCGGACCACAGTCTGAACCAAACAGCCGAACCTCGGTCGGAAAAGAGGGGGCCTCGGTCTGGATCGAAGAGAACCATGGTTCAGCCCATTTCTAGCGTGAAAACAATTTTTGGACGGTTTCGACTTTTGGACCAGTTACAGGAAGTTACGACAGTATTTTGTCTGAACTGGAGAAAAAATGAGCCGCGGTGGCACACGGGGAGAAAAATATGGGCTGACGAAGTTTtagaaaagtaagaaaaatgcCAACATCTTCCAGGTATTTTtaaagaggatgagagagagagagcgaggatgAGGAAGCTCATTTGGTGAATTTGAACTAGTCTTGAGTCTTGGACTTGAACTTGGTGCTGCTATTATAGTtgcaatgaaagaaaatctgttcATTAATTTTTCCTCCATTAATTCAAACG includes:
- the LOC121614968 gene encoding transcription factor BTF3 homolog 4-like; translation: MNQEKLAKLQAEVRIGGKGTARRKKKVVHKTATADDKKLQGSLKKLAVNNIAGIEEVNMIKDDGTVIHFNNPKVQASLSANTFAITGHAETKQLTEMLPGILSQLGADSLSSLRKLAEQFPRQSMDMKAVKEEIAEEEDDDVPDLVENFDEASKNEAN